The following nucleotide sequence is from Coffea eugenioides isolate CCC68of chromosome 10, Ceug_1.0, whole genome shotgun sequence.
TCCCATTCACAATGTCCATGACAACTAAGACAAAAGAAAAGGGCATGCTCTTCAACCGAAGAAGGAACAGAAGCCGCACTCTGCCTCTTCTGCTTAACATGTTGAGCACAACATAGGCATATGCTGGGCAAGAAAGTCTGGGAATAAGTAGAAACTATTACCTACAAAAATGCATAGAAAGAGGACAGACGGACAGACAAAGAGGAAAGGACATGAAAAAATATCTTTGGAGATGGAAAAACCGTCGACTGAGGAGAGAAGAAGCTCAAAATTGAGCAAAGGCAGGTAAAATTCATTAAACATTGCAAAGAATCAGTACATCTCACATTCACGTGTTTATCATGTTCAAGCAACCAACCACTCTCTACAGCCTCATGACCGAAGTGTCATGGTAACCCAAAGCATTCATGGTCAATTGCCTTTGTACATAATACATGTTTTATTAGTTAACAAGAGTTGACCAAGGGGGCAATAAGGGTGCTTTCCATTTAGAAGCAAATTTTCACCCCAAAGTGAAAGCTATTTTCATATTAAAACTTCCAATTTATTGTGAGGAAtacaatttccaagaaattccatatgcaaatcaaattacaaaacctttaaaacttgaaacaaattttgAGAAGAATTTTAGATACTTGATACACTTGATATGCCTCATGCTTTATACATAGATAGATATTAAAAGAAAAGGGATTGGCAGAATTTAAGGCAATAGGAGGGTAGGAGAAGGGAAAGGAATTAATAGAACCATCAGTAAGCTATGAGGTTAACACTTTACTGTAAACTGTCAGCCCTTCATAAAGCTGCAGTAAAGGATGTTCTTATATTATTCCTCCAGATTACTGTTTCTAAAGACTATAACAGCTAAAGGATGCAGAAGTTTTACCAAGAATATTGGAAAAGTGAAACACATCTCACCATTTTTCCAACAGGTATTCTCAACCGATCTGAATttccaaaaatgcaagacaccaCAGCAATGTGACAACTGCTTATATATTTAGCATCATCTTCTGCCAGGTCGAATCCTGTACTAGGATATCCACTAGAACCTTTTACAAAGCCACAGTTTATTTTCTGATCATGTGCAATAAAAGATTCTTCCCTTTCTCTTAGACTCTGATGCCCAGCATATCTAGGTTGCCACTCTTCATCATCATCGGGTTTTTCTTCTGCTTCTGTATACTGCAAGGAAAACCTTGCAAATTTTCGGCTTTCTAAAGGTTCTACAAGCAGTGCAGTAGAGTTTAGAAGTTTCATCTCGCAAGAACCTGAAAGCATATAGTAAAAGTTGGCCAAATGAATGTTCACATTCAGGTGAATATGATGGAAATTTAAACTACAAATAAACCACATAAACTGCCTACACCAATCACAAGCAACTATCCCTTACTTTTTTGTCTTGTCTATATCAACATGTGAGTGAATGCATATTAACCTAAACACACTATGTCATAACACGCACAAACAATTAATGCTAAAATCAATTATGGATCCATGTAGCAACAAGAAGTATAGGATAAAATAATAGAAATGCTTCAAGCTAAAAAAGTGTCTTAGATACAAAATTAAAGGTTCTTCACTTGAGATTGCAGCCCATTATTGTCAACCCAATAGTTGATTCAGTACCAAGCACAACCTAGCCATTATGAGCTCCAATATTAAGTGCAGCATCAGATAACCACGTAACACATTAGTACAAGTGTGTGGTAATCATTTCATATTCTTACCACCTTTTcccaaaacaagaaaataaaaaagaataaaaagaattTCAACGTTCATGTCAACAAACCCAAACACCATGATTGGTTTTCACATACAAAGAAGAGTGGTGAAGCACCACGGCTTGTCCAGGACTCATCCACATGACCATGTCACTACATCAGCAATCACTCAAAAGCTATAACATTTAAAGACACACGTAGTAGAAATAGCAGAGACTGACCAGAAAATTTACGGCGTTTTGACTTCTTTTTGGAACCAGACCGTTTTTCAGTAGCAGACCTTCTAGAATATTGACTATCAATAGGACGTGCATGTCTTGAATTACCAGGAACTTTGCCAGAATGTTCTGAGCTGGAAGCTGACTCCTTGTCAGATAAATCAGTGGAAGCTTCATCAACCTCGTGAACAATATTTTGATGCTTGGTTTGGGCTTTATGTAAATTAGCAGACTCTCCACCATCTAGATCATATGATGCAGTTGCACCAGAATGGTCCCCATCATCCTGTTCCATTTCACCATCGTCTTCCTTCCTACCATCCTGTAAGTCAATACCATCATCATACTCATCATCAGGATCCACCATCTCAGTCTCATTTCCACTACTAGTACGATCATGAGATAGCTGATTTCCACCATCATGTTCTTTTGACTGCCCAATGTTCTTCAAAGATGCCTCATATTCAGCTTCATACATTTTTAATTCATTACGCCCTGCCTCATTATATAATCCATTCCCTCTATGACCCAAGCCTTTATGAGATTCATCACTGGACGATTTCCTACCACTGTTTTTACCCTTCTCAGGAACATGATCCTTATTTACAGAATGATCCCTAGCCTCCTCATGATAATCTTCATCTCGTCTCCGATCATCACCATCCCAATAACGCGAATCTTTACCATGTGTAACCGACCCATGGCCAAATTTTACGGTATTATGTTTCTTTGTACGTGTAACATTTGTAAGAAAATCTGTATCATTTACGAAGTCATCATCCTGTATTAAGTTACTATGTGTGTCTGCAGCAAGACAACAGAAACATGTATTAGAAGTCAAGTTCTAAAACTATCAAATATATATTCACTGATTTGTGACTAACACATAATAAAAAGAATCTCTAGTAAATGAAGTCAAGCTTAAGCAATTATGGTATCTCTAAAGCATCAGGGAGAAAGAAACATATTTTGGCTGACAAATCTGTGATCCCCTCTGCTGGCATAAGTCTGGTGCTTGATTTGTCAAATTTCAATGTCAGTCACAGTGATACCAATGACAGACTTAATTCTGTTCGTGTCTTCCAATAATAtgtacacttttttttttttgcagtgAAATCCCATTCTCATTCATTATTTAAAACTTTAATTTCATCAGTAAAGGGCTGGACCAGTTATCAGTCTAACATTCAAGAATCAATCAatgcaagtacaaaatcaatCAACAAAAGCAATTTTCATATACTGTTCACCAAGTCGCCAAGCCCCAACATTTGCATCAAACACTGAAACCCTCAGTTAACCTAAACTGCAAAAGCTTGAAAATCAACTTGGCGTTCTAATCTCACTGCCAATCTCCTCCTCTAATCCTTGAGAAGGGAAAATCGTTTGTGCCCCCTTCTCCTAATCACAGTAGCAGTAGCAGCAGTACAACGGCAAGCTTTCCCAACTAAGTCAAAACGTTCCAAATTTGCATCAAATCAACAACCATAATCTAGTTTAAACAAACAATTGCAAAATTGAATTCAATTTCCACATTGTCAGCATATTCTAGTTCCGAAAAAAGCTAACTCTTCTGCTaaactaagaaaaagaaaaaacacgagcaaaaatttaaaaactgtGTTTCAAAaagaaccccaaaaaaaaaagtagagatAAAATTAGAATGTGCAAATGTACCTTTATCTTTTGAAGAGAGGAAGAGGAAAGCGAAGATAGAGGCGACGAAGGCAACGAAGAGAAAGACAATAAGGGCGCCGACGATGGAGATCTTGCGACCCTTTATTAACCGACGGTGGTGAAGATGGTGACCGTAACGGGATTGCTGCTTATGCAAAGCACCAGAACGAATCCCAATCGATACGTGGTGGTTGTGATCCGACGAAACGCCGCCGTTCCTCAATCCACCGCCGCCATTGAAACCAGTGAATTTCCGCATTGTCGATTCGTCAACTCATCtacttatttacttatttattttgttttacttATATACTGATGAAAATATGgacaaaagagagagagagggagaggggtTTATGCTGACTGAGTTTCAGTGTGTTTTCAGTGAGAGAGAAATTGGGGAGGTTTCCGTCTGACTCTGTGTAAAAGAGTGTGTtttagtgtgtgtgtgtgcgtgtgtgtgtgttttggaCTCACCGGAGAAGGGAAGGAAGTGGAGAGCGGCTTCCTGATCCCTGCCTCTTGGTGAAGTTACGGAAGTACCCTTCAAGATTTGGTTAATTGATTGACATCAAATCTAATCTTTGTTACAACGATAAATGGAAAAGAGAACAATTATCTTTCCCTCTTAGTGGTACACGTGATTGAAAAGAATTAATAGATTAATGGATGATTGGTTTTACTCATTTTTGCATCTAGTTCTCTTCCAACCAATTTTATCTGCAATTTCTCTCACTTCTACCAACCCCTATcttatttaataaatttgaattaGTATTCTTTTTATCCATGTATGGTAAATTTTCTTTGCGTTAACTTAGCTGTTACATTGGTAAACTTATTAATTTTGATAGATACTAATAAATCATTTATGTAAAAATAGATCATTGTactttttgcttttgttttaaaTTGAAAATGAATAAGTATGTATGACAAAATTTAATTCTTATCTCGAAGAATGCTTGTTATTTCTTTGTATatgaattaataaaagtttCTAAAGACCAATATGGTAAACTcatgaggagagagaagatagGTAGTTCAGACAAAGGGAGTGTAAGGGAGAGATTTTGGATTCTAACCCTCCTCcttatattataaaaaatttaaaaacaaagACTACCAAAAAAAACTATAAAAGACTATAATAAAAAGTGAGTATAAGTGAGAGGCTCCGAGTTTGAACCCTCTCACTTACACTataaaaatttgtttaaaaaGGATTAATATGGTAGTTAAATATTTGGAGTataattgtagacaccaaaaatttcatttatttaattcaatgttagctttatttttttattcttattttattttattttattgattaagtgatagttagtattcatttttgcttgtttttataaattaggttcataatttttatttttaagatatttttgcattaaaattttgaaaaggaaaattttcacaaaaatatgttttaatcaTCTTAGATTCGATTTCTTtaaagtaaatgaaaatgtTGCAATGCAATTTCAATTAGGAATTAGCTTTTTCTTTGTttacctaaattgattttgaaaaacaaaaatataataaataaatgaaaaataagaagataGGTGGAGGTTTGCATGTTGGACAAGTGTGCTAAAGGAGCATTAGACAAGTGTATTAGAGAAGTATTGGACAAGTGTTCGTGCATGTAAATAGGACAAGTATCCCCATTTTGTTGATACCACATGCAAGGAGGGGGTAGGTGGCAAGACAAGTGTTCAGCCTaggaaaatttgaagaaaaaacaaacaaaagaatatGGAAAAGTGAGAGAGGCTACGGAAACAAGGAACAGGGACAAGGGGAGAGGGACACGGAGAAAGGGTTCGGCTAAGGGAAGAAAACTGAATAGAGAAATAGGAAAGGAAAAGAGGAGGAGGCTACGGACAGAGGAAaaacgaaaaaggaaaagagagggaGTTTGGCAGctaaaaggaagagaaaacaagTAGCTACGGgcaagaaggagaaaaaaaaagagctggGGGAAGTAGGAAGAAGAACCAAGCAAGAAAAAAGGAAGCAAGGGAAGCAAGAGAGTGGCGGCTAAGGAGACTGAGATAGGGtttggagaagaagaaaagaggggaACTTGGAGAAATCTGGAAGGGAACtggagagagaaaaaaggctGGTGTGAGTTTCGGGAAAGATCTGGGGGCGGGGGAAGGAACAGAGGTCGTGTTGGagcaaacaagaaagaaagaaagaaaagaacttTGGGCTGGGAAAACGAAGCAAGAAAGACTACGGGAATCAGAAGGAGAAACCAAGCaaagaaaaagcaagaaaaactAAGAGAGAAGGGAGAGCTGGGGGGAAAACAGGGAGGAAAAAAAGGAGGAGAGACTACGGGGAGTTGGAAAGAACAACAGAGAAAGAAAAGCCTTGAGAAAAATCTGGAAAGGAAGAGGGTCTAGGaggggaaaagaagaaagggttTTCGAGGGGAGAGGAAAAAAGGGAGAACCGAGAAAGGCAAGCAAGAAGGATAGGGTTTTGGctgaggaagaaagaaaagtgagaaagGAAGGAATCTGGGGAGAGAGCTTTAGGGAAGAATTTGGGAGAAAAGAGAGAGCTTGGGacacagaaaagaaagaaaagagaggggagATCGAGCGAGAGGTGAAACTGAGAATTTTTGCTGCAAAAGCTCATCACCAGGTTGACAAACCAGCATAGTTTCGCACCAAATTCTGGCCCAGTTCTTAGCTTTTTGAGTAAACTCTTGATTTATGCACTATCTTAGCATGAAATACAAGAACTTTCATTCAGGAATCTCCTCAAAACAACCTCTCCGAGCTTCCCAAATCAGGACCCAAAATATCGGGTTCATcattgctgcaattttctgcaACGAAGCTCTTGGCTTCGTTCTTGGAATCAGCACTCCTTTCTGGGCATATTTCACGTTCAATCGACCACATAAGTACTCTTAGGTAACCGTGACTCTTCTCCTTGCTGGTTTAACACGTTTTTCACGAAGATCTAAGTCATTGGACATGAACTCTTTGCACTCTTGTTGTCGGTTCCATTACCCTGACAtcttatttgtttttctttccatGAATCTGGTGGGGAATCTATGAACCAaggatctttttttttattatttgtttctgTTATCAAAAAGGGAAGAATAATGCATGTGAATTTGTTGATGAAACGGCCACAACAATGTTAACACTATTGCTTGAGTCGTGCGTAGCActgtcctaagaaactatttTATGAAATTGAAATGTCTCCCCAGGATTAAACAAACCTTCTTCTTGTTGCGAACAAGAAAGACAAACTTTCTTCCTATTACAAACTAAAAGGACCAGAActagcaaataaaatataaatccAGCAGAGTAATAGGAGGAAGAAGTAGAAGGGGACTGACAGGAAGGTATCTACTGTCAatgggaaattttggaagaaaggtGACAGGAAGGTATCAACTGTCAGGGGGAGAGGAAGTGGTGCATTTTTTCAAGGGAAAATAGCACCTATTTATAGGTTTTAGAATGAGGCGCAACCCTTCTCACTTCCGATGTGGGACAAAGACTGTAAGTTTTCTCACTTCCCGATATGGGATAGAGAAAGcaatcattttcatttttctatgtgggacaaaacttttgaaatacttttatattttataacAATCTCCTTCCTATTTCAAAAGGTTTTGgacaaaagataagaaaataatCTGCTGGATTCATTTGGGTGGAATGTAATTCGTTGGtgtcttttggactatgaaccaAACTTAGATTGATAAAACGTGACCTACAGAATTATTGGTGAAATATAAATTTCTAAGAACCAATAACTCTTGAAGTATGACAGAGATTTTATCAATCACATTACAACCCATAATTTGCTGTTAACGCGGTTTTGCGCCTTTTAGCCGTGCGCCTGCCTAGTTATTCATGAGAGCTCTAAAGATTTGACCGATGAATCTTATAGGAGCGGCCCCACTCCACTCTCATATAGGTGAATTCATCAAGTGTGTGCTGTTTTAACTACACCTCCCTAATGGGATATGAATTCATTAAGAGTTTTAACTCATCCTCATAATTATTCAAAGCACTTGTCTCCGGAGGGActtaaatttgaagtgctttACCGTTAATATTGACTTGTTATTACCCATATGAACCTACTTCATAGGATCACCAATTACATAGGTTGGGTTACCGTCTCTATTGACAACTTATTGGTCGAAGTCCCATTTCTTTTGAAGTTTGAAGAATCAATTTTCTTCCTACGGGTTTAGTCAGAGGATTGGCCAAATTCAACTCTGATTTCACATAATCAATGGAAATAATTCCATCTCTAAGCAGCTGCTTTACGACATCATGTCTCAATCTCATGTGTTGACTTTTACAATTATACGATTTATTTTTAGCAATAGCAATAGCCGCTTGACAATCACTATGTTTAGACACGGGAGGCATCAGATCCTTATTTGAAGGAATATTGGCAAAGAAATTCCTTAACCAATCAGCCTCAGAACCAGTCAACTCCAGAGCAATGAACTCTGACTCCATAGTTGACCTGGCAATGACTGTCTGCCTGGCTGACTTCCATGCTACTGCACCACCACTAAGGGTGAACACATAACCACTAGTAGATTTTGTATCATTTAAATCAGAGATCCAATTAGCATCACTGGATCCTACTAGTACAGTGGGAAATCCACTATATAAAATACCATAATTTAcggttgtgagaacccgtaattttcttattttctaggttttattttatttaattgcacactaattctacattttctttattagaaaaattttctagataatttttatgagtaaatatagtttttaaattatttttctagtatcagttagtttttgagaaattaagagtgtacaccggatgtgggacccgctagtgcagtaagtgcggtaaaattcggcaaattaggttaagtttggtATATTGGGATTCATTTc
It contains:
- the LOC113749784 gene encoding uncharacterized protein LOC113749784; this translates as MRKFTGFNGGGGLRNGGVSSDHNHHVSIGIRSGALHKQQSRYGHHLHHRRLIKGRKISIVGALIVFLFVAFVASIFAFLFLSSKDKDTHSNLIQDDDFVNDTDFLTNVTRTKKHNTVKFGHGSVTHGKDSRYWDGDDRRRDEDYHEEARDHSVNKDHVPEKGKNSGRKSSSDESHKGLGHRGNGLYNEAGRNELKMYEAEYEASLKNIGQSKEHDGGNQLSHDRTSSGNETEMVDPDDEYDDGIDLQDGRKEDDGEMEQDDGDHSGATASYDLDGGESANLHKAQTKHQNIVHEVDEASTDLSDKESASSSEHSGKVPGNSRHARPIDSQYSRRSATEKRSGSKKKSKRRKFSGSCEMKLLNSTALLVEPLESRKFARFSLQYTEAEEKPDDDEEWQPRYAGHQSLREREESFIAHDQKINCGFVKGSSGYPSTGFDLAEDDAKYISSCHIAVVSCIFGNSDRLRIPVGKMVSRLSRKNVCFVMFVDEATLQALSSEGHMLDRMGFIGLWKVVVVKNLPYTDMRRVGKVPKLLSHRLFPSARYSIWLDSKLRLQLDPLLILEYFLWRKGHEYAISNHYDRHCVWEEVAQNKKLNKYNHTVIDEQFQFYQNDGLKRFNASDPNKLLPSNVPEGSFIVRAHTPMSNLFSCLWFNEVDRFTPRDQLSFAYTYHKLRRTNPEKPFYLNMFKDCERRKMAKLFRHRSEERKTVQHDIE